The Methanothermobacter tenebrarum genome window below encodes:
- the secY gene encoding preprotein translocase subunit SecY yields the protein MREKLDPIFSIIPEVKRPEYRQAFKEKLKWTGIILILYFFLGQIPLYGLSPAAVDQFAQLRAVIAGNFGSILTLGIGPIVSASIILQLLVGGKLLKLDLSRHEDKAFFQGTQKLLAIIFTVFEAAILVLTGALAPLSPAFTGILILQMSIGGILIIFLDEVVSKWGFGSGVGLFIAAGVSQEIMVGAFNPLPSPAQPGVPAGRIPGFLYLLATGQSPDLQYYIIPILALIFVFLIVVYAESMRVEIPLTMGGGKSWGRGPIGKYPLRFVYASNMPVILTSALLLNVQLMANVFQKLGHPILGEVSRGQAINGLAYLLTPPRSIDIIYLDPLKVVFYAIVFIGFSILFAWLWIEISGLGPREVAKQLYQMGLQVPGFRSTKRQFERILKRYIPPLTILGGAFVGFLAFIADLTGALGGGTGVLLTVGIVYRLYEEIAQEQLMDMHPMLRRFLGE from the coding sequence TTGAGGGAAAAACTAGACCCCATATTCTCAATAATACCCGAAGTAAAACGGCCTGAATACAGACAAGCATTCAAAGAAAAACTCAAATGGACCGGGATAATCCTAATATTATACTTTTTCCTCGGCCAGATACCCCTCTATGGTCTAAGCCCCGCTGCAGTGGACCAATTCGCCCAACTAAGGGCAGTTATCGCAGGAAACTTCGGTTCAATCCTAACATTAGGTATAGGGCCCATAGTCTCAGCATCAATCATACTACAATTGCTAGTAGGTGGAAAATTACTAAAATTGGATCTATCACGCCATGAGGACAAGGCATTCTTCCAAGGAACCCAAAAATTGCTAGCCATAATCTTCACAGTATTTGAAGCAGCCATACTAGTATTAACAGGGGCTCTCGCACCATTATCCCCAGCATTTACAGGTATACTAATATTACAGATGAGCATAGGCGGTATACTCATAATATTCCTAGATGAAGTTGTCTCTAAATGGGGTTTCGGCAGTGGAGTTGGACTATTCATAGCAGCAGGGGTATCCCAGGAGATAATGGTAGGAGCATTCAACCCCCTTCCCTCACCGGCACAACCAGGAGTGCCAGCTGGCAGAATACCAGGATTCTTATACTTGTTGGCAACTGGCCAATCCCCTGATCTACAATATTATATTATACCCATACTAGCCCTAATCTTTGTATTCCTAATTGTAGTCTATGCAGAGAGTATGAGGGTTGAAATACCCCTAACTATGGGTGGAGGTAAAAGCTGGGGGCGCGGTCCAATAGGCAAATACCCCCTCAGATTCGTATATGCTAGTAACATGCCAGTTATACTCACAAGCGCCCTACTATTAAACGTACAATTAATGGCCAACGTATTCCAAAAACTTGGACACCCAATACTCGGGGAGGTTTCAAGGGGACAGGCCATAAACGGCCTAGCATACCTCCTAACACCCCCAAGATCTATTGATATCATCTACCTAGATCCCTTGAAGGTTGTATTCTATGCTATAGTATTCATAGGATTCTCCATCTTATTTGCATGGTTGTGGATCGAGATAAGCGGCCTCGGACCTCGAGAGGTTGCCAAACAATTATACCAGATGGGCTTACAAGTTCCTGGTTTTAGAAGTACTAAGAGGCAATTTGAGAGAATACTAAAAAGGTATATACCCCCACTCACCATACTTGGAGGGGCTTTCGTAGGATTTCTAGCATTTATAGCTGACCTAACAGGGGCCCTAGGTGGGGGTACAGGTGTGCTTTTAACAGTAGGTATAGTTTACAGGTTATATGAGGAGATAGCCCAAGAACAACTTATGGACATGCATCCAATGCTCAGACGCTTCCTTGGAGAATAA
- the rpsE gene encoding 30S ribosomal protein S5, producing the protein MNFDIEEWEPKTSLGQRVKEGEITSIDEIFEEGLPIMELEIIDALLPDLEEEVIDVNLVQRMHKSGRKVNFRVIVAVGNKDGYVGLGQGKAREVGPAIRKAVDDAKFNIIKVRRGCGDWGCACGKEHTIPFKVTGKSGSVRVTLLPAPGGVGLAIGDVGKTILRLAGIEDIWSRTKGQTQTTINFAKATFNALKQLSRIKSTEKDLKKLGVTTA; encoded by the coding sequence ATGAACTTTGACATCGAAGAATGGGAGCCCAAAACAAGCCTAGGACAAAGGGTGAAAGAAGGAGAAATCACAAGCATAGATGAAATATTCGAAGAAGGGCTCCCCATAATGGAATTAGAAATAATAGACGCACTACTCCCAGACCTTGAAGAAGAAGTCATAGACGTTAACCTAGTCCAGAGAATGCACAAATCAGGACGAAAAGTAAACTTCAGAGTCATAGTAGCAGTTGGAAACAAGGACGGCTACGTGGGACTAGGACAAGGAAAAGCAAGAGAAGTCGGACCAGCCATAAGAAAAGCAGTAGACGATGCCAAATTCAACATAATCAAGGTTAGAAGAGGATGTGGAGACTGGGGATGCGCATGCGGCAAAGAACACACCATACCATTCAAAGTCACAGGTAAAAGCGGAAGCGTCAGAGTCACCCTCCTACCAGCGCCAGGAGGAGTAGGACTCGCCATAGGAGACGTTGGAAAAACAATACTTAGACTCGCAGGGATAGAAGACATATGGTCCAGGACAAAAGGACAGACACAAACAACAATAAACTTTGCAAAGGCAACATTCAACGCCCTAAAACAACTAAGCAGGATAAAATCAACAGAAAAAGACCTCAAAAAACTTGGAGTCACCACAGCATAA
- a CDS encoding 50S ribosomal protein L30 — protein MFAVIRVRGSVGVRKDIKDTLTMLRLHRINHAVLVQETPDYKGMLQKAKDYITWGEINKETLASMIQKRGRLPGNKKITKEHIKDKGYPTFKELAEAIIKGETKLEDLDIKPVFRLHPPRKGYESVKKSFKEGGSLGYRGDKINELIQRMI, from the coding sequence ATGTTCGCAGTCATAAGAGTGAGGGGCTCCGTGGGCGTGAGAAAAGACATCAAGGACACCCTCACAATGTTAAGATTACACCGGATCAACCACGCAGTACTAGTCCAGGAAACACCAGACTACAAAGGCATGCTACAAAAAGCAAAAGATTACATAACATGGGGAGAAATAAACAAGGAAACACTAGCATCAATGATACAAAAAAGGGGCAGATTACCAGGTAACAAAAAAATCACAAAAGAACACATAAAAGATAAAGGCTATCCAACATTCAAGGAACTCGCAGAAGCCATAATCAAAGGAGAAACCAAACTCGAAGACCTTGATATAAAACCAGTATTCAGACTCCACCCACCCAGAAAAGGTTATGAAAGCGTGAAAAAATCATTCAAAGAAGGTGGAAGCCTAGGCTACAGAGGAGATAAAATAAACGAACTAATACAACGAATGATATAA
- a CDS encoding 50S ribosomal protein L5, producing the protein MNPMEQVRIAKATLNIGVGEGGERLARAEKLLETMTGQKPVKTISKVTNPEFGIRKKQPIGCKVTLRGEKAEEIIRKFLDGIGNKLKASQFDDQGNVSMGIEEHIDMPGMKYDPDIGIFGMDLSITFEKPGYRISRRRIQKRKVPRKHRVTREEAIKFMKEKFNVKIIG; encoded by the coding sequence ATGAACCCCATGGAACAAGTGAGAATAGCAAAGGCAACCTTGAACATAGGCGTTGGAGAAGGAGGGGAAAGACTAGCAAGAGCAGAGAAACTACTAGAAACCATGACAGGACAAAAACCAGTTAAAACAATATCAAAGGTGACAAACCCAGAATTCGGCATAAGAAAAAAACAACCAATAGGCTGCAAAGTAACACTAAGGGGAGAAAAAGCCGAAGAAATAATCAGGAAATTCCTAGATGGCATCGGCAACAAACTCAAAGCAAGCCAATTCGACGACCAAGGAAACGTCTCAATGGGTATAGAAGAACACATAGACATGCCAGGGATGAAATACGATCCAGACATTGGAATATTCGGGATGGACCTTTCAATAACATTCGAAAAACCCGGATACAGGATAAGCAGGCGCAGAATACAGAAGAGGAAAGTTCCAAGAAAACATAGAGTAACACGAGAAGAAGCAATCAAATTCATGAAAGAAAAATTCAATGTCAAAATAATAGGGTGA
- the yciH gene encoding stress response translation initiation inhibitor YciH encodes MKICEVCGLPKELCVCEEIAREIQRVKVYTVRRRFGKIMTIIEGINEQEIDIKDLTKTLKAKCACGGTAKEGRIELQGDHKKKVKKVLVELGFSPDTIEIR; translated from the coding sequence ATGAAAATCTGCGAGGTATGCGGTCTTCCAAAGGAATTATGCGTTTGTGAAGAGATAGCGAGAGAAATACAGAGAGTAAAAGTGTACACAGTGAGAAGGAGATTCGGGAAGATCATGACAATAATCGAGGGCATCAACGAACAAGAAATAGACATAAAAGATCTCACAAAGACGCTAAAAGCCAAATGCGCATGTGGGGGAACAGCCAAAGAAGGTAGAATAGAATTACAAGGAGACCATAAAAAAAAGGTCAAAAAAGTTTTAGTCGAATTAGGCTTCTCCCCAGACACCATAGAGATAAGATGA
- a CDS encoding 30S ribosomal protein S17, translated as MIGIDVPEPKSKCNDPNCPFHGNLKVRGRILEGIVTSDKAERTVTVERSYYQFLPKYERYEKRRSKIKAHKPDCIDVKIGDTVKIAECRPLSKTKSFVVVEVKGEK; from the coding sequence ATGATCGGCATCGACGTCCCAGAACCAAAATCAAAATGTAACGATCCTAATTGTCCATTCCATGGTAACCTAAAGGTTAGGGGCAGAATACTAGAAGGTATAGTAACTAGTGACAAGGCAGAAAGGACAGTTACGGTAGAAAGAAGCTACTACCAGTTCCTGCCAAAATATGAAAGATATGAGAAGAGAAGATCAAAGATCAAAGCCCACAAACCCGACTGCATCGACGTTAAAATTGGGGACACGGTAAAGATTGCAGAATGCAGACCCCTAAGCAAAACAAAAAGTTTCGTTGTAGTTGAAGTGAAGGGAGAGAAATAA
- a CDS encoding 30S ribosomal protein S3 — protein sequence MIEKDFVTEGLRRTKIDEYLEKELERAGYGGMDIQVTPLGTMVVVYAERPGMVIGRGGKTVRAITQKLKNKFKLENPQVEVKEVEVPELNPKIMAHKIAAMLQRGMHFRRVAYTAMRRIMAAGAQGVEITISGKIRGARAAMAKFTDGYIKKCGEPAIEFVKEGFATVQLKPGVLGVYVRIMPPDAKLPDDVEIKTPKIEEKATEEEPEEVEEELEELEEEVEEELEELEEEVEEAKKE from the coding sequence ATGATCGAAAAAGACTTCGTCACAGAAGGCCTTAGAAGGACAAAAATCGACGAATACTTAGAAAAGGAACTTGAAAGAGCAGGTTATGGTGGTATGGACATACAAGTAACCCCACTAGGTACCATGGTAGTGGTCTATGCTGAAAGACCAGGAATGGTAATCGGACGAGGAGGTAAAACAGTCAGGGCCATAACCCAGAAACTCAAAAACAAGTTCAAACTAGAAAACCCCCAAGTAGAAGTTAAAGAAGTTGAAGTACCCGAATTAAACCCGAAGATAATGGCCCATAAGATCGCTGCCATGCTCCAGAGGGGCATGCACTTCAGGAGAGTGGCCTACACCGCCATGAGGAGGATAATGGCCGCCGGCGCCCAAGGAGTTGAGATAACAATCTCAGGGAAGATAAGGGGTGCCAGGGCAGCCATGGCCAAATTCACAGATGGTTATATTAAAAAGTGTGGCGAACCAGCCATAGAATTTGTCAAAGAAGGATTCGCCACAGTACAATTAAAACCCGGAGTACTTGGGGTCTACGTGCGTATAATGCCCCCAGATGCTAAACTACCCGATGACGTGGAGATTAAAACACCAAAAATTGAAGAAAAAGCCACAGAAGAAGAACCAGAGGAAGTAGAGGAAGAGTTGGAAGAACTAGAAGAGGAAGTAGAGGAAGAGTTAGAAGAACTAGAAGAGGAAGTGGAAGAAGCTAAAAAAGAGTGA
- a CDS encoding uL15 family ribosomal protein, producing MIRKRKKITKMRGSRTVGGGSSKKRRGAGHRGGRGQAGGHKHHWTWIVKYDPEHFGKRGFKRPRKLLKDPKTINLGEIQEKLPELIKEGIAKKEKNIIILDVTSIGYEKVLGRGKITEPLHLKAHEFSTKAEKKIEEAGGKTETI from the coding sequence ATGATCAGAAAAAGAAAAAAGATCACAAAAATGAGAGGCTCCAGGACAGTCGGAGGAGGATCATCAAAGAAGAGACGAGGAGCAGGCCACCGTGGAGGCAGAGGACAAGCAGGCGGACACAAACACCACTGGACATGGATAGTCAAATACGACCCAGAACACTTCGGCAAAAGAGGGTTTAAACGTCCAAGGAAACTCCTCAAAGACCCGAAGACAATAAACCTTGGAGAAATCCAAGAGAAACTACCAGAACTCATAAAGGAAGGAATAGCCAAAAAAGAAAAAAATATAATTATCCTAGACGTTACCAGCATAGGCTACGAGAAAGTCCTGGGCCGGGGTAAGATAACAGAACCATTACACCTTAAAGCCCATGAATTTTCAACTAAAGCAGAAAAGAAGATAGAAGAGGCTGGAGGAAAAACCGAAACAATATAA
- the rpmC gene encoding 50S ribosomal protein L29, giving the protein MAILKSDEIREMDTEELYKKLDELKAEYSKYLSKSAATGAPESPGKMRELRRTIARVLTIMKEK; this is encoded by the coding sequence ATGGCCATCCTAAAAAGTGATGAGATAAGGGAGATGGACACTGAAGAACTTTATAAAAAATTAGATGAACTGAAAGCAGAATATTCAAAATACCTATCTAAAAGCGCGGCTACAGGAGCCCCTGAAAGCCCTGGTAAAATGCGCGAACTTAGAAGGACGATAGCAAGAGTTCTCACGATAATGAAAGAAAAGTAG
- a CDS encoding 30S ribosomal protein S4e: MAKMGSRKHLKRFKSPRHWPIPPKESKWTVKPSPGPHSMENSLPLLIIVRDILRVADTSKEAKKIINRGEIFIDGRPRKDYKFPVGFMDVVEIPKTGETYRVGLGEKGALTLQPIKEEDKNFKLCKIIKKTTLKGGKTQLNLHDGRNHTVDENFKVGDVIKLKIPQQEIIDSISFKEGNLGLVTGGKHTGEIGTIKKITITRSSMPNTVIIETQDKKSFMTLKDYVFVIGEKEPLIQLGG; encoded by the coding sequence ATGGCTAAAATGGGATCAAGAAAACATCTTAAACGTTTCAAATCACCTAGACACTGGCCAATACCACCAAAGGAAAGTAAATGGACAGTTAAACCATCACCAGGACCGCATAGTATGGAGAACTCCCTACCATTACTTATAATAGTGAGAGATATCCTCAGGGTGGCTGACACTTCCAAAGAAGCCAAGAAGATAATAAACAGGGGAGAAATCTTCATAGATGGGCGTCCAAGGAAAGATTACAAGTTCCCAGTCGGTTTCATGGATGTTGTGGAAATACCAAAAACAGGCGAAACCTACAGGGTAGGACTCGGCGAAAAAGGCGCCCTAACACTCCAACCGATAAAAGAAGAGGATAAAAATTTCAAATTATGCAAAATCATCAAAAAAACAACACTAAAGGGTGGGAAGACACAACTCAACCTCCATGATGGACGCAACCATACAGTTGATGAAAACTTCAAAGTAGGGGATGTTATAAAACTCAAAATCCCACAACAGGAAATAATAGATTCAATAAGCTTCAAAGAGGGTAACCTTGGACTAGTTACCGGCGGTAAACACACAGGGGAAATAGGAACCATCAAAAAGATAACAATTACAAGATCATCAATGCCAAACACGGTAATCATAGAAACCCAAGATAAAAAAAGTTTCATGACACTTAAAGACTACGTATTCGTCATCGGAGAAAAAGAACCACTCATACAACTAGGAGGATAA
- a CDS encoding 50S ribosomal protein L14, whose translation MKAIAANVTRALPVGATLHCADNTGARELEIIAVKGYKGVRRRLPAAGVGDMIVVSVKKGTADMRREVLNAVIIRQKKEYKRPDGLRVKFEDNAAVIVNPDGSLKGSEIRGPVAKEAATRWPSIGSAASIIV comes from the coding sequence ATGAAGGCCATAGCAGCAAATGTCACCAGGGCACTGCCCGTAGGCGCGACACTACACTGCGCAGACAACACAGGAGCCCGAGAACTTGAAATAATAGCAGTTAAAGGTTACAAAGGTGTTCGAAGAAGGCTCCCAGCAGCTGGCGTAGGTGACATGATAGTGGTCTCAGTGAAAAAGGGTACCGCAGACATGCGAAGAGAAGTCCTAAACGCGGTCATAATAAGGCAAAAAAAAGAGTACAAAAGGCCAGACGGGCTAAGGGTCAAATTCGAGGATAACGCCGCTGTCATCGTAAACCCAGATGGGAGCCTGAAAGGTTCGGAGATAAGAGGGCCCGTAGCGAAAGAAGCGGCCACAAGATGGCCTAGCATAGGCAGCGCAGCCAGCATAATAGTATAA
- a CDS encoding 30S ribosomal protein S14 has protein sequence MPRKYGKASRKCSRCGDHSAIVRRYGLMLCRQCFRELAPKIGFKKYN, from the coding sequence ATGCCAAGAAAATACGGGAAAGCATCAAGGAAATGTTCAAGATGTGGCGATCATTCAGCCATCGTAAGAAGATACGGGTTAATGTTATGCAGACAATGCTTCAGAGAACTCGCACCAAAAATAGGCTTCAAAAAATACAACTAA
- a CDS encoding 50S ribosomal protein L19e translates to MNLTTQKRLAAEILKVGINRVWIDPERVDEVSTAITRESIKQLIKDGAIKPRPKRGISSYRSKKIKEQKKKGRRKGKGSIKGAKGARRPRKREWISTIRALRKDLKKMRDKRQINKTTYRKLYKMAKGGAFRSKSYMKTYARDHDMLR, encoded by the coding sequence ATGAATCTCACCACTCAAAAGAGACTAGCTGCAGAAATACTCAAAGTAGGAATAAACAGGGTATGGATAGACCCTGAAAGAGTTGACGAGGTTTCAACAGCAATAACTAGAGAAAGCATAAAACAACTAATAAAAGACGGGGCCATAAAACCCCGACCCAAAAGGGGTATAAGCAGTTACAGGTCTAAGAAGATAAAAGAGCAGAAAAAGAAGGGTAGAAGGAAAGGAAAAGGTAGTATAAAAGGGGCTAAAGGTGCTAGAAGACCCCGTAAGAGGGAGTGGATAAGCACCATAAGGGCCCTGAGGAAAGATCTTAAAAAAATGAGGGATAAAAGGCAGATAAACAAGACCACATATCGTAAACTTTACAAGATGGCTAAGGGCGGGGCTTTCAGGAGCAAATCCTATATGAAAACCTATGCCAGAGACCATGACATGCTAAGATAA
- a CDS encoding adenylate kinase, whose amino-acid sequence MKVVVVAGIPGSGSTTVLKHALEDLDYINVNYGDVMLEIAKSEGLVEDRDQLRKLSPEKQKKIQKAAAKSIRERSKETNIIVDTHCTIKTPTGFLPGLPQWVLEELQPDMFVLIEADPEEIFMRRISDETRTRDIEMLKEIDLHQQMNRAAAIAYATLTGATVKIIENHNNRLENAVQEMKNIL is encoded by the coding sequence ATGAAGGTTGTTGTAGTTGCAGGAATACCAGGTTCTGGGAGTACAACAGTACTCAAACATGCACTAGAAGACCTAGATTATATAAACGTGAACTATGGGGATGTGATGCTTGAAATAGCCAAATCAGAGGGTCTGGTAGAGGACAGGGATCAGCTGAGGAAACTTTCACCAGAAAAACAGAAGAAGATACAAAAGGCGGCTGCGAAAAGTATAAGAGAAAGATCCAAGGAAACTAATATAATCGTTGACACCCACTGCACAATAAAAACACCAACTGGTTTTCTACCAGGACTACCACAATGGGTCCTAGAGGAACTACAACCAGACATGTTTGTACTTATCGAAGCAGACCCAGAAGAGATCTTCATGAGAAGAATCTCAGACGAGACAAGGACAAGAGACATAGAAATGCTCAAAGAAATAGACTTGCACCAACAGATGAACAGAGCAGCAGCAATAGCCTACGCCACACTAACAGGAGCAACAGTAAAAATAATCGAAAACCATAACAACAGACTAGAAAATGCAGTCCAAGAAATGAAAAATATACTATAA
- a CDS encoding 50S ribosomal protein L32e yields MKKRFKRQEYARYKKLGEKWRKPKGKTSKMRRYEKGKPAMPSIGYRKPKRERGLHPSGYKDVLIRNLEEIESLDPEGEAARIASTVGARKRKLIIERAKELGIKILNP; encoded by the coding sequence ATGAAAAAAAGATTCAAAAGACAAGAGTATGCAAGATACAAAAAATTGGGTGAAAAATGGAGAAAACCCAAGGGCAAAACCAGTAAAATGAGAAGATACGAAAAGGGAAAACCTGCAATGCCATCCATAGGATACAGGAAACCCAAAAGGGAAAGAGGATTACACCCTTCAGGTTACAAGGACGTGCTCATCAGGAACCTGGAGGAAATAGAATCACTAGACCCTGAAGGGGAGGCTGCCAGGATAGCATCCACAGTAGGAGCCAGGAAAAGGAAGCTAATCATAGAAAGGGCTAAAGAATTAGGCATTAAAATCCTGAACCCCTAA
- the rnp1 gene encoding ribonuclease P protein component 1, translating to MITPRNVFRHELIGLKVKVAESPHKDFKGLKGKVIDETKNTLKIELKDGKEIIIPKNVAKFHFKLPDGQVVEIDGRIIVGRPEERIKKKFKKI from the coding sequence ATGATAACACCAAGAAACGTATTTAGACATGAACTCATAGGCCTAAAAGTCAAAGTAGCAGAAAGCCCACACAAAGACTTCAAAGGTCTCAAGGGCAAAGTCATCGACGAAACAAAAAACACACTCAAAATAGAACTAAAAGATGGAAAAGAGATCATAATACCCAAGAACGTGGCAAAATTCCACTTCAAATTACCAGACGGCCAAGTAGTGGAAATAGACGGGCGAATAATAGTAGGCCGTCCAGAAGAACGGATAAAAAAGAAATTTAAAAAAATTTAA
- a CDS encoding 30S ribosomal protein S8 encodes MTLMDPLANALTNIRNNELRGNTKCIISPASKLIGQVLRTMQKEGYIGEFEYVDDGRAGKFIVELEGNINHCGVIKPRHAVKKDEFEKFEKRYLPARDFGIIIVTTPQGIMTHKEAKEKGIGGRLLAYVY; translated from the coding sequence ATGACACTAATGGACCCACTCGCCAACGCACTGACAAACATCAGAAACAACGAACTTAGAGGAAACACCAAATGTATAATATCACCAGCCTCCAAACTTATCGGACAAGTACTAAGAACAATGCAAAAAGAAGGATACATAGGCGAATTCGAATACGTCGACGACGGCAGAGCCGGGAAATTCATAGTAGAATTAGAGGGTAACATAAACCACTGCGGAGTCATAAAACCAAGACACGCCGTCAAAAAAGACGAATTCGAAAAATTCGAAAAAAGATACTTGCCAGCCAGAGACTTCGGAATAATCATAGTCACAACACCCCAGGGCATAATGACCCACAAAGAAGCCAAAGAAAAAGGGATAGGCGGCAGACTACTAGCCTACGTCTACTAA
- the rplX gene encoding 50S ribosomal protein L24 translates to MARRRPRSKQPRKQRKFLHNAPLHIRHKIMSATLSKELREEYNRRSLPVRKGDKVEVMRGDFKGHQGKIEKVDLKNYKVYVEGATIQKVDGTTAYFPIHPSNLRIIELNLEDEKRVKALERKG, encoded by the coding sequence ATGGCTAGGAGAAGGCCAAGATCAAAACAGCCGAGGAAGCAGAGGAAATTCCTCCATAACGCGCCTTTACACATTCGTCACAAGATAATGAGCGCAACCTTGAGTAAAGAACTCCGAGAAGAATACAATAGAAGATCATTACCAGTAAGAAAAGGAGACAAAGTAGAAGTAATGCGTGGAGACTTCAAAGGACACCAAGGAAAAATAGAGAAAGTAGACCTCAAAAACTATAAGGTCTATGTGGAGGGTGCCACCATCCAAAAAGTAGATGGGACCACAGCATACTTCCCAATACACCCCTCCAACCTCCGGATAATAGAATTGAACCTAGAAGATGAAAAAAGAGTCAAAGCATTAGAACGGAAGGGATAA
- a CDS encoding 50S ribosomal protein L18, whose product MAYGPRYRLPFRRRREGKTDYKARYKLVDAGKLRFIVRVTNYHVITQIAKVGKIGDETLISAHSKQLQKLGWLANTNNISAAYLTGYLCGKKALKEGITEAVLDIGLRPPVKGSRIFAALKGAVDAGLKVPHSESILPDESRIRGEHIAEYAKSLDETEAKKKFSKYFERGLSPTRLPEHFEEIKKKIDEVIS is encoded by the coding sequence TTGGCATACGGGCCCAGATACAGATTACCCTTCAGGAGACGTAGAGAAGGGAAAACAGACTACAAGGCAAGGTACAAGTTAGTAGATGCTGGTAAATTAAGATTCATTGTAAGAGTAACCAACTATCATGTTATAACCCAGATAGCCAAAGTTGGTAAAATAGGGGATGAAACACTCATTTCAGCCCACTCAAAACAATTACAAAAACTCGGATGGCTAGCCAACACCAATAACATAAGCGCAGCCTACCTAACAGGATACCTATGTGGCAAAAAAGCCCTAAAGGAGGGGATCACAGAGGCAGTCCTTGACATAGGCCTAAGACCACCAGTTAAGGGTTCGAGGATCTTCGCAGCCCTTAAAGGGGCTGTGGACGCGGGTTTAAAAGTGCCTCACAGTGAGTCCATCTTACCAGACGAATCAAGGATAAGAGGAGAACACATAGCAGAATATGCAAAATCATTAGACGAAACAGAGGCGAAAAAAAAGTTCTCCAAATACTTCGAAAGGGGACTTTCCCCAACAAGATTACCAGAGCACTTTGAAGAAATCAAAAAGAAGATAGATGAGGTAATATCATGA
- a CDS encoding 50S ribosomal protein L6 — protein sequence MAVAAIIREEIPIPDNVEVTINDKITVKGPKGEVSREFDQHNIKIGKEDDKIILEVKFPRKRDKAMLGTIKAHINNMITGVTRGFTYKMKIVYAHFPMTVKVQGDKVIIENFLGERHPRKAKILGDTKVQVKGDEVHITGIDKEHVGQTMANIEQATKIKRRDPRVFQDGIYLVSKG from the coding sequence ATGGCCGTAGCAGCAATAATCCGGGAAGAAATCCCAATCCCAGACAATGTAGAGGTCACCATAAACGATAAAATAACAGTAAAGGGGCCTAAAGGGGAAGTATCCCGCGAATTCGACCAACACAACATAAAAATAGGTAAAGAAGATGACAAAATCATCCTAGAAGTTAAATTCCCACGTAAAAGGGACAAGGCCATGCTAGGAACAATCAAAGCCCACATAAACAATATGATAACAGGAGTAACCAGAGGATTCACCTACAAGATGAAAATAGTCTACGCACACTTCCCAATGACAGTCAAAGTCCAAGGAGACAAAGTCATAATCGAAAACTTCCTAGGTGAAAGACACCCCCGCAAAGCAAAAATCCTAGGAGACACCAAAGTACAAGTAAAAGGTGACGAAGTCCACATAACCGGAATAGACAAAGAACACGTTGGACAGACAATGGCAAACATAGAACAGGCTACAAAAATCAAAAGAAGAGACCCAAGAGTATTCCAGGATGGCATATACCTTGTAAGTAAAGGGTGA